From the genome of Hathewaya histolytica, one region includes:
- a CDS encoding V-type ATP synthase subunit A, with product MKIGKIIKVSGPLVVAMDMDEANVFDVVKVGEKGLIGEIIEMRDDRASIQVYEETAGIGPGDPVVTTGEPLSVELGPGLIESMFDGIQRPLDEFMEAAGSSFLTKGVSVPSLNRTKKWEFKPSRKVGDKVSAGDIIGTVQETPVVLHKIMVPYGIEGTIKEIKEGEFTVEDVVAIVTTEKGEKELTLMQKWPVRRGRPFAQKLNPMEPMVTGQRVIDTFFPVTKGGAAAVPGPFGAGKTVVQHQIAKWGDSEIVVYVGCGERGNEMTDVLNEFPELKDPRTGESLMKRTVLIANTSNMPVAAREASIYTGITIAEYFRDMGYSVSIMADSTSRWAEALREMSGRLEEMPGDEGYPAYLGSRLADYYERAGKVICLGDDGREGAVTAIGAVSPPGGDISEPVTQSTLRIVKVFWGLDSQLAYRRHFPSINWITSYSLYLDKIGQWINENGAPEWTKLTTQAMLLLQEEEKLQEIVRLVGIDALSEEDRLKLEASKSIREDYLQQNAFHEVDTYASLEKQYMMLKVVLAFYDLGKKALNAGVYLDKIVKLEVRERIARAKYISEDKKDEINNIYTELEEAIDNLIAEGGVVNA from the coding sequence TTGAAGATCGGAAAGATTATTAAAGTTTCAGGTCCATTAGTTGTAGCTATGGATATGGATGAAGCTAACGTATTTGACGTTGTTAAAGTTGGAGAAAAAGGTCTTATAGGCGAGATCATTGAAATGAGAGATGATAGAGCTTCTATCCAAGTTTATGAGGAAACTGCAGGTATAGGTCCTGGGGACCCAGTAGTAACTACAGGAGAACCTCTTAGTGTTGAACTTGGACCAGGTCTTATAGAGTCAATGTTTGATGGAATTCAAAGACCTCTTGATGAATTTATGGAGGCTGCTGGAAGCTCATTTTTAACTAAAGGTGTATCAGTGCCATCATTAAATAGAACTAAAAAGTGGGAATTTAAGCCTTCAAGAAAAGTAGGAGACAAAGTTTCAGCTGGTGATATTATTGGTACAGTTCAAGAAACACCTGTAGTACTTCATAAAATAATGGTTCCTTATGGAATAGAAGGTACTATAAAAGAAATAAAAGAAGGCGAATTCACTGTAGAAGATGTAGTAGCTATTGTTACTACTGAAAAAGGTGAAAAAGAATTAACTTTAATGCAAAAATGGCCTGTTAGAAGAGGAAGACCTTTTGCTCAAAAGTTAAATCCTATGGAACCAATGGTTACAGGACAAAGGGTTATAGATACCTTTTTCCCAGTAACAAAGGGAGGAGCTGCTGCTGTTCCAGGGCCATTTGGAGCTGGTAAAACAGTTGTTCAGCACCAAATAGCTAAATGGGGAGATTCTGAAATAGTTGTTTACGTTGGATGCGGAGAACGTGGTAACGAAATGACAGATGTTCTTAATGAATTCCCTGAACTAAAAGACCCAAGAACTGGTGAAAGCTTAATGAAGAGAACAGTTCTTATAGCCAACACTTCAAACATGCCAGTTGCAGCTAGAGAAGCTTCAATTTATACTGGTATTACCATAGCTGAATACTTCAGAGATATGGGTTACTCAGTTTCAATTATGGCAGACTCAACTTCAAGATGGGCAGAAGCCCTAAGAGAGATGTCTGGTAGACTTGAAGAAATGCCAGGAGACGAAGGTTATCCAGCATACCTAGGTTCAAGACTTGCAGACTACTATGAAAGAGCTGGTAAAGTTATTTGTTTGGGAGATGATGGAAGAGAAGGAGCGGTTACAGCAATAGGTGCGGTATCACCTCCAGGAGGAGATATTTCAGAGCCTGTAACTCAATCTACACTAAGAATAGTTAAAGTATTCTGGGGACTAGATTCTCAACTTGCATACAGAAGACACTTCCCATCAATTAACTGGATTACATCTTATTCTCTATACCTAGATAAAATAGGTCAATGGATAAATGAAAATGGAGCTCCAGAGTGGACTAAATTAACAACACAAGCAATGTTATTATTACAGGAAGAAGAGAAACTTCAAGAAATAGTAAGGCTTGTTGGTATAGATGCACTTTCTGAAGAAGATAGATTAAAGCTAGAAGCTTCTAAATCTATAAGAGAAGATTACTTGCAACAAAATGCTTTCCATGAAGTTGATACCTATGCTTCATTGGAAAAACAGTATATGATGTTAAAAGTAGTTCTTGCTTTCTATGATTTAGGAAAAAAAGCTTTAAATGCAGGAGTTTATTTAGATAAGATAGTTAAGCTTGAAGTAAGAGAAAGAATAGCAAGAGCTAAATATATAAGTGAAGATAAGAAAGATGAAATAAATAATATCTACACTGAATTAGAAGAGGCTATAGATAACTTAATTGCAGAAGGAGGTGTAGTAAATGCTTAA
- a CDS encoding V-type ATP synthase subunit B — MLKEYRTVREVVGPLMLVDGVENIKFDELVEIEMQTGEKRNGRVLEINGDKALVQLFEGSSGINLKGTKVRFQGRPLELGVSEDMLGRVFDGLGRPKDGGPRIIPEAKKDINGEAINPFARDYPSEFIQTGISPIDGLNTLVRGQKLPVFSGAGLPHAQLAAQIARQAKVLNSDSKFAVVFAAIGITFEEAEYFVEEFTKTGAIDRSVLFMNLASDPAIERIATPRMALTTAEYLAYEKGMHVLVIMTDITNYCEALREVSAARKEVPGRRGYPGYLYTDLSTLYERAGRLKGIEGSITQIPILTMPEDDKTHPIPDLTGYITEGQIILSRELYKKGIMPPIDVLPSLSRLKDKGIGKGKTREDHADTMNQLFSAYAQGKEAKELAVILGESALSDTDKMFAKFAEAFEGKYVAQGFDTNRSIEETLNLGWELLSILPKSELKRIRDEYIEKYLPKREGE, encoded by the coding sequence ATGCTTAAAGAATATAGAACAGTAAGAGAAGTTGTTGGACCTCTAATGTTAGTTGATGGTGTTGAGAATATTAAGTTCGACGAGCTTGTTGAAATAGAAATGCAGACAGGTGAGAAGAGAAATGGTAGAGTTCTTGAAATAAATGGAGATAAAGCCTTAGTTCAGTTATTTGAAGGATCTTCAGGAATTAACTTAAAAGGAACTAAAGTTAGGTTCCAAGGTAGACCATTAGAACTTGGAGTATCTGAAGATATGTTAGGTAGAGTCTTTGACGGCCTTGGAAGACCAAAAGATGGTGGACCTAGAATAATTCCAGAAGCAAAAAAAGATATAAATGGTGAAGCTATAAATCCATTTGCTAGAGATTATCCATCAGAATTTATTCAAACTGGTATATCTCCAATAGATGGACTAAACACTCTAGTTAGAGGACAAAAACTTCCTGTATTCTCAGGGGCAGGACTTCCACATGCTCAACTAGCTGCACAGATTGCAAGACAAGCGAAGGTTTTAAACTCAGACTCAAAATTCGCAGTTGTGTTTGCAGCTATTGGTATTACTTTTGAAGAAGCCGAGTACTTTGTTGAAGAGTTTACAAAAACTGGAGCTATAGATAGATCAGTTCTATTTATGAATTTAGCATCTGATCCTGCTATAGAAAGAATAGCAACTCCTAGAATGGCATTAACTACAGCTGAGTATCTAGCTTATGAAAAAGGAATGCACGTACTTGTTATTATGACTGATATTACAAATTACTGTGAAGCTTTACGTGAAGTTTCTGCAGCTAGAAAAGAAGTTCCGGGTAGAAGAGGATATCCAGGATACTTATATACTGACCTTTCTACATTATATGAAAGAGCAGGAAGACTTAAAGGTATTGAAGGTTCTATTACACAAATTCCAATACTTACAATGCCTGAAGATGATAAAACACATCCAATACCAGACTTAACTGGATATATCACAGAAGGACAGATTATACTATCTAGAGAATTATACAAAAAAGGTATAATGCCTCCTATAGATGTCCTTCCATCTCTATCTAGATTAAAAGATAAAGGTATTGGAAAAGGTAAAACAAGGGAAGACCATGCAGATACTATGAACCAGCTTTTCTCTGCTTATGCACAAGGTAAAGAAGCTAAAGAACTTGCTGTTATATTAGGTGAATCTGCACTTTCAGATACTGATAAAATGTTTGCAAAATTTGCAGAAGCTTTCGAAGGAAAATATGTAGCTCAAGGCTTCGATACAAATAGATCAATTGAAGAAACGCTTAATTTAGGATGGGAGCTTCTAAGTATTTTACCTAAATCAGAACTTAAGAGAATTAGAGATGAGTATATAGAAAAATACCTACCTAAAAGAGAGGGTGAGTAA
- a CDS encoding V-type ATP synthase subunit D, with translation MAKLNVNPTRMELTKLKKRLVTATRGHKLLKDKQDELMRRFIDLVKHNNELRKSVEEELSGAFKDFVMARALMSSEFLEEAIMYPKESISVDVTKKNIMSVNVPEMEFKRKLEGDGGSIYPYGFANTSSELDGSLEKLYNILPSLLELAQVEKSCQLMADEIEKTRRRVNALEYMTIPQLQETIKYIRMKLDENERGALTRLMKVKAMLQQEA, from the coding sequence GTGGCAAAACTTAATGTAAATCCCACCAGAATGGAGCTCACTAAGTTAAAAAAGAGACTTGTTACAGCAACTAGAGGTCATAAGCTTTTAAAAGATAAACAAGACGAACTTATGAGAAGATTTATAGACCTTGTAAAGCATAATAACGAACTTAGAAAGAGCGTAGAAGAAGAACTTTCTGGGGCTTTTAAGGATTTTGTTATGGCTAGAGCTTTAATGTCATCAGAATTTTTAGAAGAGGCTATTATGTATCCAAAAGAAAGTATTTCCGTAGATGTTACAAAGAAGAATATAATGAGTGTTAATGTTCCTGAGATGGAGTTTAAAAGAAAATTAGAAGGTGATGGAGGAAGTATATATCCATATGGTTTTGCAAATACTTCTTCTGAACTAGACGGTTCTCTTGAAAAACTTTATAATATACTTCCTAGTCTATTAGAACTTGCTCAAGTAGAAAAATCATGTCAACTTATGGCTGATGAAATTGAAAAGACAAGAAGAAGGGTAAATGCTCTAGAATATATGACTATACCTCAATTACAAGAGACTATAAAGTATATTAGGATGAAATTAGATGAAAATGAAAGAGGCGCATTAACAAGACTTATGAAGGTAAAAGCAATGCTTCAACAAGAAGCTTAA
- the def gene encoding peptide deformylase, with the protein MTVRKILHFTDEELHKPCDRIKEINEEVFQLAEDLKDTLYSTDGVGLAAPQIGVLKRMILVDLRNGMDPIILINPKITSQSGKETSIEGCLSYPGYAGEVMRPKAIKVFGINLKGEKVNIKADGFLARCFCHEIDHLDGVVYTDRTRYIYEEESSEE; encoded by the coding sequence ATGACAGTAAGAAAAATACTACATTTTACAGATGAGGAATTACATAAGCCTTGTGATAGGATAAAAGAAATAAACGAAGAGGTATTTCAATTAGCAGAAGACCTAAAAGATACTCTATATTCTACAGACGGAGTAGGCCTTGCAGCACCTCAGATAGGTGTCTTAAAAAGAATGATTTTAGTAGATTTAAGAAATGGGATGGATCCAATTATTCTTATAAATCCTAAAATAACATCTCAGAGTGGTAAAGAGACATCTATAGAAGGATGTTTAAGCTATCCTGGATATGCAGGGGAAGTTATGAGACCAAAAGCTATTAAAGTATTTGGTATTAATCTTAAAGGTGAAAAGGTAAACATTAAGGCGGATGGATTCCTGGCAAGATGTTTCTGTCACGAAATAGACCACCTAGATGGAGTTGTATATACAGATAGAACTAGATATATATACGAAGAAGAGAGTTCAGAGGAATAA
- a CDS encoding PHP domain-containing protein → MYIKRYIFHVHTEYSQDSDMRIEKIYKKLKKNNIDGIAITDHNSIKGAIKFKEKYGKEIDVVIGEEIMTTNGEIIGLFLEEEIPKGLSPMETIKRIKEQDGIVYIPHPFDDKRKKTCLDEKFINELQDNIDVIEVFNGRCIQNSYNEKADCLARELNKRGIVGSDAHSYYEVQFNYVEFRNKITRNNILEELKHFKILQKRNNKIIHYYTMYIKIKKLIKDGKLDEAFNFIYRGCKKRFKAFRKVYRK, encoded by the coding sequence ATGTATATAAAAAGATATATATTTCATGTACATACTGAATATTCACAGGATAGTGACATGAGAATAGAAAAAATATATAAAAAGTTAAAGAAAAATAATATAGATGGTATTGCTATAACGGACCATAACTCTATTAAAGGAGCAATTAAATTTAAAGAAAAGTATGGCAAGGAAATTGATGTAGTAATTGGGGAAGAAATAATGACAACTAATGGAGAAATAATAGGATTATTCTTAGAAGAGGAAATTCCTAAGGGTTTATCTCCAATGGAGACAATTAAAAGGATAAAAGAGCAGGATGGAATTGTATACATACCTCATCCCTTCGATGATAAAAGGAAAAAAACTTGCTTAGATGAAAAATTTATAAATGAATTGCAAGATAATATAGATGTTATAGAAGTATTTAATGGTAGATGTATACAAAATTCATATAATGAAAAAGCTGATTGTTTAGCAAGAGAACTAAATAAGAGAGGCATAGTTGGTAGCGATGCACATAGTTATTATGAAGTCCAGTTTAATTATGTGGAATTTAGAAATAAAATCACTAGAAATAATATATTAGAAGAGCTTAAACATTTTAAAATATTACAAAAAAGAAATAATAAAATTATACATTATTATACAATGTACATTAAGATAAAGAAATTAATAAAGGATGGTAAACTGGATGAAGCATTTAACTTTATCTATAGAGGATGTAAAAAGAGATTTAAAGCGTTTAGAAAAGTATATAGAAAGTAA
- a CDS encoding phosphoribosyltransferase: MKHLTLSIEDVKRDLKRLEKYIESNGFQPSCIVYIKNGGYLVGKEMGNYFKVPVNGIKISRRGNGLKTKIKFLFRIIPSFLKNFLRELEIKLQVHKIHNKRVVTQIDGNLVQGLNVLLVDDSIDTGNSIVSAIRFIKENYGESLKIQVAALNKFNMSDEKVTTNYYIYKDTIITYPWSKDSREYKKFINMYTRNI, from the coding sequence ATGAAGCATTTAACTTTATCTATAGAGGATGTAAAAAGAGATTTAAAGCGTTTAGAAAAGTATATAGAAAGTAATGGATTTCAACCTAGTTGTATAGTTTATATAAAAAATGGTGGATATTTAGTAGGAAAAGAAATGGGAAATTACTTTAAGGTTCCAGTTAACGGAATAAAGATTTCAAGAAGGGGTAATGGTTTAAAAACAAAGATAAAATTCTTATTTAGAATAATTCCAAGTTTCTTAAAAAACTTCTTAAGAGAATTAGAAATAAAATTACAGGTACATAAAATACATAATAAAAGGGTAGTAACACAAATAGATGGAAATTTAGTTCAAGGATTAAATGTGTTATTAGTGGATGACTCTATTGATACTGGAAATTCAATAGTGTCTGCCATAAGATTTATAAAAGAGAATTACGGGGAAAGTTTGAAAATTCAAGTTGCAGCATTAAACAAGTTTAATATGAGTGATGAAAAAGTGACTACGAATTATTATATATATAAGGATACTATAATTACTTATCCTTGGTCAAAGGACTCTAGGGAATATAAAAAATTCATAAACATGTACACTAGAAACATTTAA